The Elusimicrobiota bacterium genome segment TGTCCTTGACCTTGATCCCGCGTCCGGCCAGCTCCTTGCGGAGCGCGTCCGAAGCGGGGAAATCCTTGCGGCGCCGCGAGTCCACGTAGCGGTCGAAGAGGGCCTGAAGGTCGGCCGCCAGCGCGTCGGAGGAGGCCTCGAAGAGACGCAGGCCCAGCACCTTGTCGGCTTCGACGAGCAGCGCATGCTGCTCGCCGGGAGGAAGTTCGCGGAGCGCGTCCCAGAGCACGGCCAAAGCCCCGGGCATGTCGAGGTCGTCGGCGACGCGCCCGCGGAAGAGTTCGAGTTCGGCGCTCAGGCCCGCCGAAGGGACCGGGACCGCGGAGAGGTCCTTCGCGCGCTCGGCCAGGCGGCGCCGCGCGGTCTTCGCCGCCTCGAGCGCCTCCCAGGAGAACTCGAGCTGGCGGCGGTAGTGCGCGCCGAAGCAGAAGTAGCGGTAGTCGAGGGGGTCGAAGCCCTTGCCCTCGAGGTCCGCGAGGCGGATGAAGCCGCCGGCCGACTTGGCCATCTTCAGCTTGTTGACGACGAGGAACTCGCCGTGCATCCAGAGCCGCACGAAGGGCTTGCCGGTCGCCGCCTCGGCCTGGGCGATCTCGTTGGTGTGGTGGATCGGCACGTGGTCGATGCCGCCGCAGTGGATGTCGAAGGTCTCGCCGAGGTACTTCATCGCCATCGCCGAGCATTCGATGTGCCAGCCCGGGAAGCCGCGTCCCCACGGGGCGTCCCACTCCATCTGGCGCTTCGCCCCCTCGCCGGAGAACTTCCAGAGAGCGAAGTCGGTCGGGTTGCGCTTCTCGGCGTTGGCGACGACGCGGGCCCCTTCCTGCAGGCCCTCGAGGCGGGCGCGGCCGCCCGCGAGCGAGCCGTAGGCGGGGAAGCGCGCGGTGTCGAAGTAGATGCCGTCGGAGGTCTTGTAGGTGAGCCCGCGCTCCTCGAGCCGCCGCACGAGGGCGATCTGCTCGGGGATGTGCTCGGTCGCGCGGCAGAGCACGTGCGGGGGCAGGAGGTTGAGCTTCTTCGAGTCGTCGACGAAGCTCTGCGTGTAGAGCGCGGCGATGTCCCAGGCGGTCTTCCCCTCGCGGGCGGCGCCCAGCTCGAGCTTGTCCTCGCCGGCGTCGGCGTCGCTGGTGAGGTGCCCCACGTCGGTGATGTTCATGACGTGGCGCACGCGCAGGCCGAGGAACTCGAGGGTCCGGCGCAGGGCGTCTTCGAAGACGTAGGTGCGGTAGTTGCCGACGTGCAGGTAGTTGTAGACGGTCGGGCCGCAGGTGTAGAGCCCGACGACCCCGTCGGGCCCCGCGGGGGAGAAGGTCTCCTTCGCGCGCGTGAGGGTGTTGTAGAGGAGGAGGGGAGCGCTCATCCCGCCTATTCTATTAAATCGCCGCCCCCGTCGGGGGCCTCCCCGCCGGAAGACCCACGCCCCGGCGGGCCACCGGACCCGGGGGAAGCGGGCCTTCCGGCCGTATCGCGCACCCCCCCCGACATGGGATAATATGCCGCTATGAACAACCTCTTCTCCCTCTTCCTCGCGCTCCTGCTCGCCTTCCCGCTCCCCGCGCTCGCCCAGACCGGCCGCAGCGGGACCACGACCACCGCCGTCACGGAGACCGTCGTTCCGGTCGGCCTCCCCGGCACCCAGGCCGGCAGCGTCGCCCCCGCGAACATCGCGCCGTCCCTGGCGCTCCCGACCTCCCTGCCGACGACGAAGACCCCCGTCGCGCAGACGGAGACGAAAGCCGCCGCGACCTTCACCCCGGCCCCCGCCTCCGCGCTCCCCGCGCCGACCGCCGTCCCGCAGGGGAACGCCCCCGCGGGCTCCGCGCCCGTCCACACCCCAGCCCCTCAGCTCGGCGCCGCGTCGCAGGTCCTGCCCCCCGTCCAGGTCGACGGAGCCGCCGCCCCGGACAAGGTCGCGGGCCAGGGCCCCAAGGACGCCGCGCTCTCGGCGGAGTCCGCGGCCATCACCGCGCAGGAGAAAGCCGACAAGCGCGCGGGAACGAAGAACGCCCAGGACCGCATCGACCGGCGCATCGAGGAGCTGCGCCGCGCGTTCACTCCCCGCGCGGTCGAGGACGCCGCGGGCCAGGGGCATTCCCGCAACGGCGTCGCAGGGACCGACGCGGCCGCGAAGAACGCCCGCGAAGAGAGCGGCCGCCGCGCGATCGAAGGCGCGATGGGCCGCTTCGAGGCCCAGATCTCCGCGATGACCGCCGAGCTCGGACACGCCCCCATCCTGGCGGGCACCATCCTCCAGGCCGGCCGCGAGGCCTTCAACAAGATCCGCGCCCTCATCCTGCGCAGCGTCGTCTCCCCCCAGCGCACGCTGCTGCGCGCCTCGGCGGAGGATGCGCCCGTGAAGCCGGAAGCGCGCACGCTGCGCGTGGGCGTCTACCCGGTCGCGGCCGACCCCTTCCAGTGGGCGCATCTCATCATCGGCCTGCGCGCCATCGCCGAGCTCAAGCTCGACAAGGTGGTCTTCATCCTCCAGGGCGACGACACGCGCAAGCCCAACATGACGGAGGCGGCCTTCCGGCATCCGATGGGCCGCGCGGTGCTCGAGCAGTTCAGCCCGCTCTTCCAGTACTCGTCGATCGGGGTGGGCAACACCTTCGACGGGGAGACGAACATCTTCCGCATCCTCGAGCTCAACCCCGAGCAGAAGATCGACGCCTTCTACATCGTGGGCGGCGACCACTACCGCTTCACCACCGAAAGCGGCAGCGACGACACCCTCAACAAGATCGCCAAGAAGCTCGCCGACCCGAAGCTCATCGACCGCTCGAAGCACTCCGTGAGCCTGGCCTTCGTGGAGCGCGACGTGCCGCTCAAGCGCCTCCAGACGCCGCTCGATGTGCACTTCCTCAAGGACGTGGGCTTCGAGGCCTCCTCCACCCAGGTGCGCAAGGGCAACTACGAGCTCATGCCCTGGGCGGCCTACGAGTATGTGAAGAAGCACCGCCCGGGCCTCTACGGCATCGGCGCCCCCAACTAGAAGCCATCCCAAAACCCCGCTGCGCCTGCAAACGCGGCTTTCGGCCTGGTTTCTGGATGGCTTCTAAGCACGAAAGACTAAGGATTGCTTAAGCCCCGCATAAGGCCGCCTTCAGCCCGGCGGGCTATGCTGTGGATATGGAGAACGGGCTCGGCGAAGAACGCACAGTACTGGTCGTAGACGACGAGAAGATGGTCAGAACGATCGTCTCCCGCACGCTCAACGGCTGCGGCTTCCGGGTCCTCGAGGCGGGCGACGGCAAGGAGGCTCTCACCATCATCTTCGAACGGATGCCCGCCCTCATCATCCTCGACCTCTGCATGCCCACTCTCGACGGCGGCTCCGTCTGCCGGGTCCTGCGCAGCGACGAGCGTACGCTCTCCGTCCCCATCCTCGTGCTCACGGGACTCATCGAGACCCACACCGAGGTCGAGATCCTGGAGTTGGGCGCCGACGACTACATGACGAAGCCCTTCGACCCCGCCGAGCTCCGCTCGCGCCTCAAGGCCCTCCAGCGCCGCAGCGGAGCGGCCGCCCCGTCCGCCGAAAAGCCCTCCTAAAACCTGTAGGCGAGCGTCCCGATCCATCGGGAGCGCACGAGCACGCCGTTCTGCCCCGTGACCACGGGACTCTCATAGCGAGTGAGTTCGTAGTGCTTGCGGTCGAGGAAGTTGAAGGCGCTGACGCCCGCCGAGAGCCCTTTCAAACGCCCCTTGAACGCGTGCTCCAGATGAAGATTCATCACCAGATAGTCCGCGACCTTCGCCCTGCGGATCTGATCGGCCGCGAGCGAGGAATCATAGTCGTGCCAGTACGTCGCTCCCACCCAGTTCGCCCACAGGCTGCCGCTCCAGCCGTCCTTGCGGGCCCGCAGGCCCGCGTTGGCCTTGCTGCGGGGGCCGCCGCACTCGCCGATGGTCGACTCCAGGTCTCCGACCAGGCATTGGTAGGAGTAGTTCGCGAACGCGGAGTACTCCGGCTTCGGCCGATACTCCACGCCCAGTTCCCCGCCCCAACCGCTCCCTTGCCCGCGGTTCGTGTAGGAGGACCGGACCCTCATCAACGGCCAGCCCGCGGGATCCTCGAGCGGGACCGTGGTCGTGATGAAGTCCTGGATGCGATAGTGGAAGCCCGTGAGCGAGACCTGAAAGGACTCGACGCGTGCCTGGTAGGAGAGCTCGAACTGAGTGGCCTTCTCGGGCTTGAGGTCCCGGGCGCCGATCGTCGTCGCCTCGAGGTCCGTGAAGCCGTTATCGACCAAGCCCGGCGCGACGGCAGGGGACGTCCGGACGGAATTCAGGTAGTTCTCCGCCAAGGTGGGATTGCGGAAAGAGGTCGCCGCGGAGAAGCGCAGGATATGTCCGCTGCGCGGCTCGAAGACGGCGCTCCCCCGAGGAGAGAATACTCTCCCCGAATACGGGTGCCGGTCGATCCTCCCGCTCGCCAGGAAGGTCCAGCGCGACCAGGGCTCCCAGCGGTCCTCGAAGTAGAGGTTCCAGAGGTCCTGGGTCGTGCGAACGGGAAGAAAGGTCCTCGAACTCATCGCGTTGTTCCGATACCCGCCGCCGACCACCAGGGAGTTGCTCCAGGGGAGCTCGAAAGTCTGATGGATGTCGAAGTCCACGGTGTCGTAATCCAGATTCGACTCATCCTGGGTATGCAGGACCGTGCGGCCGCGGTTCCAGAAGCCCCGGACCCTCGTGCCGCGCAAGCGATAGTCCACGCGCGCGAAATGGACCTGCCCGTCCTCCGAGCCCGTTCCTCCGCCGCCGGTGTTTGTGAGCACGTCGAGGTTCGCCCCGCCGCCGGAGAAGCCCAGTTCCTGCTCCTCCGAGAATCGCCAGGAGGCGGCGACATGCGCTTTCCCCACCTCGGAGGCCCGACGGGACGCATCCTCGAAGCGGTGCGTGGAGCGCCAGGACCCCGCGCCCTTGTAGGAGAAGTCCCCCTGCCGCCCGCCGTAGACCAAGCTTCCGAGATGGGCCCTCCGTTCGCCGAAGGAATAGCTCGCCTGCCCGCCGCCGAGCCGCTCCGGAGACTTCGTGACGATGTTGATCACCCCGCTGACGGCGTTGGCCCCGTACAGAGCCGACGCGGGACCCGCGACGACCTCGATGCGCTCGATCTCCTCCAGCGTGACCGGAAGGGCCTCCCACGTGACGAAGTCGAAGAAGCCGTTGAGCACCGTGCGCCCGTCGAGGAGGATGAGGGTCCGGTTGTTGAGCGGCTTGGCCATGCCCCGGACGCCGACCTCCCCCTGCGAAGTCTGGGTCTGAACCACGTCCACGCCGGGAAGAGACCGAAAGGCGTCCCAGAGCGTTTGCGCACCCGAGGCCCGGATTTCTTCGGCCGTGAGGACATAGACGGTCGCGGGGAGCCGCGCGGAGGTCTGCGGCAGGCGGGAAGCGGTGATGACGCGCGCCTCGTCCTCGAAAAAGCGGATATCCTCATCGCTCACCCCGGCTCGCGCGGAGAGGACCGCCGGACCGCTCAGGAGTATTCCGATTACGAACGCCGCCTCGCGCTTGTTCAGCATGGGGGCCCCTCGGGTTCCGATCTCGCACCGCCCGTCGAAGCATGGTGCGCCGCCAGGACTTCGTGGACTTTCGCGGCGAGACTATCGGGAGAAAAAGGCTTCTGGATGAACGCGCGGCTCGCCAGCAGCTCTTCCTGGATGGCGGCGTGCTCGGTATAGCCGGACATGTAGAGGACCGGGAGGCCGGGATGTTCCGCGAGCACCCTCCTGGCCAGCTCCAATCCGGTCATCCCAGGCATCACGACATCCGTCAAAAGGAGGTGGATGCTCCCGCGATGCTCCTGATAAAGCAGCAGCGCAGCCGCCCCATCGTCGGCCGCGAGGACCCGATAGCCGTTCCCTTCGAGCGTTCTGCGTGCGACCGCCTGCGCCGCCTGGTCATCCTCCACCAGGAGGATGGTCTCGTCCCCGCGCCGCACTTCGGCGGGCGCCGGGAACGGCGAGCCCTCCCGCAGAACCTCCGGAGTCAGAGGGAGATAGACTTTGAAGGTCGTCCCCCGGTTGAGCTCGCTGTAAACGGCGACGCTCCCGCCGCTCTGCAGGACGATGCCGTGAGAGGTGGCCAGCCCCAGACCGGTCCCCTTCCCGCGCTCTTTGGTGGTGAAGAACGGCTCGAAAAGATGCGTCTGGGTCTCCTTGGACATGCCCTCCCCGGTATCGGTGATGGCGATCATCGCGTAACGGCCCGGAGCGATCTCTCCATGCGTATGCGCCTGGGCCTGCGCGAACTCCATGTTCCTCGTCTCGATCGCGATCTTCCCGCCGTGCGGCATCGCATCGCGCGCGTTGATGACGAGGTTGATGACGACCTGCTCGACCTGCCCGGCGTCGGCCTTGACCCTCCCGAGCTCCGGATCCAAGGACATGGTCAGGGCGATATCCTCTCCGACGAGCGTCCTCAGCATCTTCGCCGTGTTCGTAAGCAGGGCGTTGAGGTCCAGGACGACCGCCTGCAGCACCTGCTTGCGGCTGAACGCGAGCATCTGGCGCGTCAGCGTGGAGGCCCTCGCCGCGGCCTTCTTGATCTCCAGCACGTCATCGTGATTCTCGCTCCCCTTCGGAAGGCTCTCGAGGAGGAAATTGGCATAGCCCGTGACCGCGGTGAGGATGTTGTTGAAGTCGTGAGCCACGCCGCCGGCCAGACGCCCGACGGCCGCGATCTTTTCCGAATGGCGGAGCATCATCTCCATCTTCCTGCGCTCGGAAAGGTCCTTGGCGATGAGGATGACCCCCGCCGCCCCCCCGGAGCCGTCCGTCATGGCGGAAGCGGCGAGGAGGACGGGGATGCGCTTGCCGATCTTGTCGATCATCAGCGTCTCGATGTCGCGGGCCATCCCCTCCGCGGGCATCCTCCCCGCGACGATGCTCGCAAGGATGTCCGCCGACTTCCCGACGGGACTCTGAGGAAGCAGCTCCTCGAACAGGGCATGTATGGGACGTCCCAGGAGTTCCTCCTCCGCGTAGCCCAGGAGCTTCGTGCCGACCTGATTGACGACCCGGATCGATCCCTGCGCGTCCGCGACGAGCACGATGTCGACGATGCTGCGCAGCGTGCGGTCCAGGTCCACGCTCATGCGATTGAACGTACGCGCCAGCTCTCCGACCTCGTCGCGCGAATGGATGGGGACCGTGAGACCGTATCGGCCGTGCCCGACCTGGGAGACCGACTCGGCGAGCTCCCGGATCGGGGAGAGCGTGCGCCTCAGGAGGAGCCGGACGGCGACGAGCATGCAGGCGCCGGCGAGGAGCATGATGAGCGCGATCCTCCCGAGGATGCGTCGGTCGGTCTCGACGACGCCGCGCAGCGGCAAGCCGACGCGAAGGGCTCCCAGACGTCTTCCTCCCCCCTCCTCGTGCGCCAGCAGGAAATCGTCGTCCCGGACCCAGACGGGGATCGCGAGATCGAGCACGGTCTCCTCGCCGTAGCGGGCCCAGTGGGACAACGGCTTGTCGGCGCTCAGCGCCGCACGCGTCTGCGGGTCGTCATAGATCCGCCCCGCCTCGACGACGTTCGTATGTGCGAGGACCCGGCCGGAGGGGTCCAGCGCCAGCACGTAGGAGGCCTTCAACTCCTTGGCGGCGTCCTGCAGGATGGGGAGGAGGCGCTTCTCGTCGGCGGCCGCGACGCCGGCCGACGCCTGCACCCCGAAATCGGAGGATTTCGACAAGGAGAGCTGCGTCAGTTCGTCGATGAGGACGGCATGGACCGCTTTCTGCGAGAAATAGACGATCGGAAGGAAGGACAGCAGCTGCAGCACCAGCAGGCCTCCCAGGATCTTGGTCTGGAGCTTCATGGGAGGACCTTGTCGGCCTGTTGGAGCGCCGTCCCCGAGATCCGCTGCTTGAAGCTCTCCGCCGCCGTCTTGCTGACGGCGACCGTGACGACCTTCGGATAGAGGTCTCCCTTCGGCGGGGAGCCGGCGAGGAGGTCTCGGACCACGCGCCCCGTGCTTCGCCCCACCTCGCGGAAACCGACCCCCGCCGAGGCGAACACGCCGTCTTTGACCAGCCCTTCGGTCGGGACATAGAGAGGCACCTGGTTGGAGAGGGAGAAGTCTCTGAAGGTGACCATGCTCCCCTGAGAGAGGAGGAGAGGGTCCGGAGGCAGCCATAACGCGTCGACCTTGCGATGCAGATCGCGAAGCAGCAAGGGGATATCCGACGGACTCCTGGCGCGGCGTCCCTCGATGGAGACACCCAGCGACTCCGCCGCTTCGCTCAGACTTTCGAGGTAGCCCTCATACGGATCGGAAGTCCAGACGACCCCGAGTCTCTTGAGGCCGGGCTGCATCCGGATCAGACGCGAGATCAGTTCGGCGGGACTCGGCTCCAGACCGACCCTGACGATGCGCGGTCCTTCGCGGACCGTCCCCGGAGACATGGAACAGACGAGCCATTCCCGTCGGCCGTACTCATGAACGACGGCTTTGGCCCCGAAAGCGGCCACGATACGGACCTCGGGAGGAAGATGGGGCTCTCCCTGGGAAAGGAAGACCGTCGGGACCGGTCCGCCGTACTCCTGCTCGAAGCCGGCGAGGGCCTCCCGATAAGGCATCGCGTCGGAGCCGAGGACGGCGACCACCTCGTCCTTGGCCCATCCCGAAGAGACCAGGATGAGCGCGACGGCGATGGCCATCCCGCCCCGTCGCCGAACTTTCTCGAAGGCTCTCATGTCAGCGCCCACCGCGAGCCACCCCGAAACGGTACTCCAGCCCGAGGAGATAGTTGCGCCCGTCCTGCTGGATGGCGGATTGAGTATGCTCGGCCGCGCCGGAGACGCGATACTCCGTGTCCAGGACGTTCTGGACCGACGCGTACACGTCGAGCCCCTCCGGTCCGGGCGCTGTTCGGACGGCCACGGACAACAATCCCGTGGCCGGCAGAGTCGAACCCTGATACGTCCGCCGGGCGCTCACCAGGAAGCCCTCCAGAGATATCCTGCTCTTTCGGAAAGTCAGAAGCCGGCTCAAGCCCAGGTTCGCGATATGCGTGGGAGAATTGCTCAGGCGGTCTCCTCCCTCGATCCGGGTCGACTGCAGCGTGTACCCGAGATGAGCGCTGAGGTTCTTCGTCATGTCCCCTTTCGCATAGAACTCCGCTCCCTCGGTCCGCACGTGCTCATTGTTGACGTATTGGATGCTCCCGTCCGGCCGCGTGATCTGGCTGATGAGGTCGGTGATCTTGTTTCGGAAGAGGCTCACGCTCAGGAATCGACGGGAAGAGTACTCTTGCTCGAATGCGACCTCATACGTCCTGATCTTTTCGGGAACGAGCCCCGGGTTCGCCACGCTCATCGCGCCGGCGGTGTAGAAGCGTTCGAACGGCGTCGGTCCGCGGAACGCCGTGCCGTAAAGGAGCTTGAGACTGCTTCCCCTCCAGGGGTGATAGACGACGGCGGTACGCGGGTTGAAGACATGTCCGAAAGCCTCATACCGGTCATATCGGAGGCCGAGGGTCAGGACCAGATCGCTGCGCAACCGGAGTTCCTGCTGGCCGAAGAGCGCCCACCGGTATTCGGCGCGGTTGTCGTCAAGGTAGTCCTGATGCGGGTCCTGGTCGTAATTGATCTGCCGTCCGAGAAGGCTCTTCTCGAACTCCTCTCCCAACAGGAGCGGATGTTCGTCGCCGAAGAACGTGAAGCGGCCGCGGACCTCCTCTCCGTACCAGGCGGACTTCACGACGTCCTTGTTGATCAGGAGATCCGGCGGCGGGGTCGAGTTGTCATAGACATAATCCGCATGATACCCATACCCGTCGACGTACGATCGTCCCGTGAGCCGCACGTTCTCATGCACCTTGAGGTCCAGCATGGAGATCTCGAAGAAGCTGCGAGTATCCGTGGTGAACGTGCCGTTGTCGTTGAAGCGCGTCCCGAAAGGCGCGGTCGGAAGCGTCTTGTCGCGAACATTGAGTCCGCCCTGGAGCATCCATCCCGGCCGAGACAGGCTCGCGTAGAACGACTTGCTCTCCTCGCGGTCGGCGTTCTCGGCCTTCCCTCCGTTGGTCCCCGAGAACTCCGGATAAACGAGGTCGCGGCCCTGCATCCGGCGGTAAGCTCCCGCGGCGTACCACTCCCATCCGTTCTCATGCCGGTGGGAGGCCTCCGCGAACTCCCGGTGCGTGCCGTAGCTCCCCCCCTCGGTGCGAGCCCGGGCCGGAGGAGAGCTCCCGGCCCCGCGCGTCACGACGTTCACGACGGCGAAGAAGGCGTTGTCTCCGTAGAGGGCGGACGCGGGACCCTTGACGACTTCGATGCGCTCGACGGAAGAGATGTCCACGAGGGATTCATATCCGACGTAATTCGAGCCGTAGACGTTCTCGTTGATGCGGTGCCCGTTGATGAGAAGAAGTATACGGTTGTTGTAATCCGCCGGACGGCCGAAACCCCGCACCCATAGGTAGGTGTAATTCCGATCGCAGGTCCCGTAGATGCCCGGTATGCTCTGGAGCGCATCGGCCAAGGTGCGATAGCCGTAGTTCGCGATGTCTTCCGCCGTGACGATCTGCGTGGCTGCGGGAGCATCGGAGACCCTCTGCGGATACTTGGAGGCGGACAGGACGCGCGCCTCCTCCTCGAAGAAATCGAGATCCGCGTTCTCTGCGGAGAAAGAGCGCGAGGACATGCAGAAAAGGACCGGAATGCAGAAAACGACGACACGCGCTCCCCTCATCCCACCTCCTCTTGCCGTAGTATGACGGATGAAGCTTGCCGGAGGATTAAACGCCGCTTAATTCATCCTAAAGGCCTGGACCTCCTCCGCTTCTCAGTATAGCCGAACCCCTGCGTCTGTCAAGGCAAATGCAAAAATCGCAAAGCCCGGATGCCGGGCCATACCCGTCGGGGGCACGTTCTCACTGGATTCGACACGACACCGGACGACAATGAAAGAAGGGCCCCCCGGAGACTCCGGGGGGCCCTTTTCGTCCGCGCAAGCGCTCGGGTCAGTCGCCGGCGTCTTCCTTCTCCGGCGCGCCTTCCGGAGGACCCTGAGGCGGGCGGTTCTGCATGCCGCGGCCGGGCATGCCGCCGCCGCCGCCCATCATGCCGGGGTGCCCTTTCATCCCGCCGGGCCCCATGCCGCCCATCCCGCCCATGCCCCGGCTCATGTGGACGAGCATCCCCGCCCGCGCCTTGACCGGCAGAAAGGAGAGCGAGGCCTCGAAGCGCTCATGCTCCGCGGCGATGGCCTTGCGCGCGGCCGCGACGCGGTCCATCCCGGCCTGAAGATCCTTGTCCGAGGCGTTGTCCTCGAGCAGGTCGCTGAGCTTCGTGATCGCGTCCCGCATCTCCCGCTGAAGGGGCTTCATCGCCGTGCGCTCCGCCTTCATCGCGACCTCGAGCTTCTCCTTCTGTTCCGCGGAGAGCCCCAGCTTGTCGCCGCGCGAGCCCATCGACTTCTCCCCGGCCGCCGCCTTGGGGTCCCTCTTCTCCTGCGCCTTCACGACCGA includes the following:
- the cysS gene encoding cysteine--tRNA ligase, encoding MSAPLLLYNTLTRAKETFSPAGPDGVVGLYTCGPTVYNYLHVGNYRTYVFEDALRRTLEFLGLRVRHVMNITDVGHLTSDADAGEDKLELGAAREGKTAWDIAALYTQSFVDDSKKLNLLPPHVLCRATEHIPEQIALVRRLEERGLTYKTSDGIYFDTARFPAYGSLAGGRARLEGLQEGARVVANAEKRNPTDFALWKFSGEGAKRQMEWDAPWGRGFPGWHIECSAMAMKYLGETFDIHCGGIDHVPIHHTNEIAQAEAATGKPFVRLWMHGEFLVVNKLKMAKSAGGFIRLADLEGKGFDPLDYRYFCFGAHYRRQLEFSWEALEAAKTARRRLAERAKDLSAVPVPSAGLSAELELFRGRVADDLDMPGALAVLWDALRELPPGEQHALLVEADKVLGLRLFEASSDALAADLQALFDRYVDSRRRKDFPASDALRKELAGRGIKVKDTREGSSWSRI
- a CDS encoding response regulator, whose translation is MENGLGEERTVLVVDDEKMVRTIVSRTLNGCGFRVLEAGDGKEALTIIFERMPALIILDLCMPTLDGGSVCRVLRSDERTLSVPILVLTGLIETHTEVEILELGADDYMTKPFDPAELRSRLKALQRRSGAAAPSAEKPS
- a CDS encoding TonB-dependent receptor; translation: MLNKREAAFVIGILLSGPAVLSARAGVSDEDIRFFEDEARVITASRLPQTSARLPATVYVLTAEEIRASGAQTLWDAFRSLPGVDVVQTQTSQGEVGVRGMAKPLNNRTLILLDGRTVLNGFFDFVTWEALPVTLEEIERIEVVAGPASALYGANAVSGVINIVTKSPERLGGGQASYSFGERRAHLGSLVYGGRQGDFSYKGAGSWRSTHRFEDASRRASEVGKAHVAASWRFSEEQELGFSGGGANLDVLTNTGGGGTGSEDGQVHFARVDYRLRGTRVRGFWNRGRTVLHTQDESNLDYDTVDFDIHQTFELPWSNSLVVGGGYRNNAMSSRTFLPVRTTQDLWNLYFEDRWEPWSRWTFLASGRIDRHPYSGRVFSPRGSAVFEPRSGHILRFSAATSFRNPTLAENYLNSVRTSPAVAPGLVDNGFTDLEATTIGARDLKPEKATQFELSYQARVESFQVSLTGFHYRIQDFITTTVPLEDPAGWPLMRVRSSYTNRGQGSGWGGELGVEYRPKPEYSAFANYSYQCLVGDLESTIGECGGPRSKANAGLRARKDGWSGSLWANWVGATYWHDYDSSLAADQIRRAKVADYLVMNLHLEHAFKGRLKGLSAGVSAFNFLDRKHYELTRYESPVVTGQNGVLVRSRWIGTLAYRF
- a CDS encoding ATP-binding protein — encoded protein: MKLQTKILGGLLVLQLLSFLPIVYFSQKAVHAVLIDELTQLSLSKSSDFGVQASAGVAAADEKRLLPILQDAAKELKASYVLALDPSGRVLAHTNVVEAGRIYDDPQTRAALSADKPLSHWARYGEETVLDLAIPVWVRDDDFLLAHEEGGGRRLGALRVGLPLRGVVETDRRILGRIALIMLLAGACMLVAVRLLLRRTLSPIRELAESVSQVGHGRYGLTVPIHSRDEVGELARTFNRMSVDLDRTLRSIVDIVLVADAQGSIRVVNQVGTKLLGYAEEELLGRPIHALFEELLPQSPVGKSADILASIVAGRMPAEGMARDIETLMIDKIGKRIPVLLAASAMTDGSGGAAGVILIAKDLSERRKMEMMLRHSEKIAAVGRLAGGVAHDFNNILTAVTGYANFLLESLPKGSENHDDVLEIKKAAARASTLTRQMLAFSRKQVLQAVVLDLNALLTNTAKMLRTLVGEDIALTMSLDPELGRVKADAGQVEQVVINLVINARDAMPHGGKIAIETRNMEFAQAQAHTHGEIAPGRYAMIAITDTGEGMSKETQTHLFEPFFTTKERGKGTGLGLATSHGIVLQSGGSVAVYSELNRGTTFKVYLPLTPEVLREGSPFPAPAEVRRGDETILLVEDDQAAQAVARRTLEGNGYRVLAADDGAAALLLYQEHRGSIHLLLTDVVMPGMTGLELARRVLAEHPGLPVLYMSGYTEHAAIQEELLASRAFIQKPFSPDSLAAKVHEVLAAHHASTGGARSEPEGPPC
- a CDS encoding ABC transporter substrate binding protein yields the protein MAIAVALILVSSGWAKDEVVAVLGSDAMPYREALAGFEQEYGGPVPTVFLSQGEPHLPPEVRIVAAFGAKAVVHEYGRREWLVCSMSPGTVREGPRIVRVGLEPSPAELISRLIRMQPGLKRLGVVWTSDPYEGYLESLSEAAESLGVSIEGRRARSPSDIPLLLRDLHRKVDALWLPPDPLLLSQGSMVTFRDFSLSNQVPLYVPTEGLVKDGVFASAGVGFREVGRSTGRVVRDLLAGSPPKGDLYPKVVTVAVSKTAAESFKQRISGTALQQADKVLP
- a CDS encoding TonB-dependent receptor, whose protein sequence is MSSRSFSAENADLDFFEEEARVLSASKYPQRVSDAPAATQIVTAEDIANYGYRTLADALQSIPGIYGTCDRNYTYLWVRGFGRPADYNNRILLLINGHRINENVYGSNYVGYESLVDISSVERIEVVKGPASALYGDNAFFAVVNVVTRGAGSSPPARARTEGGSYGTHREFAEASHRHENGWEWYAAGAYRRMQGRDLVYPEFSGTNGGKAENADREESKSFYASLSRPGWMLQGGLNVRDKTLPTAPFGTRFNDNGTFTTDTRSFFEISMLDLKVHENVRLTGRSYVDGYGYHADYVYDNSTPPPDLLINKDVVKSAWYGEEVRGRFTFFGDEHPLLLGEEFEKSLLGRQINYDQDPHQDYLDDNRAEYRWALFGQQELRLRSDLVLTLGLRYDRYEAFGHVFNPRTAVVYHPWRGSSLKLLYGTAFRGPTPFERFYTAGAMSVANPGLVPEKIRTYEVAFEQEYSSRRFLSVSLFRNKITDLISQITRPDGSIQYVNNEHVRTEGAEFYAKGDMTKNLSAHLGYTLQSTRIEGGDRLSNSPTHIANLGLSRLLTFRKSRISLEGFLVSARRTYQGSTLPATGLLSVAVRTAPGPEGLDVYASVQNVLDTEYRVSGAAEHTQSAIQQDGRNYLLGLEYRFGVARGGR
- a CDS encoding periplasmic heavy metal sensor is translated as MKRSIYVLLTVSLLLAGLSVVKAQEKRDPKAAAGEKSMGSRGDKLGLSAEQKEKLEVAMKAERTAMKPLQREMRDAITKLSDLLEDNASDKDLQAGMDRVAAARKAIAAEHERFEASLSFLPVKARAGMLVHMSRGMGGMGGMGPGGMKGHPGMMGGGGGMPGRGMQNRPPQGPPEGAPEKEDAGD